The following proteins are co-located in the Patescibacteria group bacterium genome:
- a CDS encoding DUF87 domain-containing protein yields MVETFLQIAIILAGIIVLFFAGKIFFIFQQARFRRAQKNVLLSIRVSRLNEKLPIVAEQMFAVLHGIDHRISLFEKLRGVTVENFAFEIASVEGQIKFFVHAPRQLRNFVEGQIYAQYPDIEIEEVADYLAPPKVEIRQPDELPEVSESKSLAAVEANLGPSDTKFEPLDPFAHALGAELRLTDPDIYPIKRHSQFEDKITRTAVDPLASITSALMKLPGANDLAAVQIVARPLQNWWRIRATKCARILGKNIFFGIDRLQKIYAHAFMTRALWPRIIFFPFYILFFFQGLMAGSKIQFSSEMSSGDVLDELSSASHDRESAHDAVMDKVVKLPFDVAIRVLFVPTLPDRATARVKVRELSGAFRQFNQPHLNGFEIGQIGGQEILRRFRERALEDSFVLNTEELATVFHLPNLEVKTPNIFWVNSKKLEPPLDLPDPAREREVTTLGKTNYRGADKLFGIRQEDRRRHVYIIGKTGMGKSTLLENMIISDIRAGKGVAVVDPHGDLADTILDNIPADRTNDVIVFDPSDRDFPVAFNMLENIDPAMSSVVASGLVGIFKKLYAESWGPRLEHILRNTILSLLESPGMTMLGIPRMLVDDKFRKKVVRQISDPIVKKFWADEFEKMQERQRTEAIAPIQNKVGQFLSSSIIRNIVGQPKSMIDLRFAMDRKKIFVCNLSKGKIGEDNSSLLGSMIITKFQLDAMSRSNIPEKERVDFYLYVDEFQNFATDAFATILSEARKYRLNLTMANQYIAQMPEEVSDAVFGNVGSLLAFQVGFDDAEYISQQFSEIALPNDLVQLPKYNLYTKLLIDGMPSQPFSAATLAPLGGNIEPGRREKVIKFSRERYARPRAEVEEKITRWSEVEERGEVKKIEKGKR; encoded by the coding sequence ATGGTAGAAACTTTTCTCCAAATCGCGATAATTCTGGCTGGAATTATCGTGCTGTTTTTCGCCGGGAAAATTTTCTTCATCTTCCAGCAAGCGCGTTTTCGCCGAGCGCAAAAAAATGTCCTGCTCTCGATTCGCGTCTCGCGCTTGAATGAAAAATTGCCGATTGTCGCCGAGCAAATGTTCGCTGTACTGCACGGCATCGACCACCGGATTTCGCTTTTTGAGAAGCTGCGCGGCGTCACCGTCGAAAATTTCGCCTTCGAAATCGCGAGCGTCGAAGGTCAAATCAAATTTTTCGTGCACGCGCCACGGCAGCTGCGCAATTTCGTCGAGGGTCAAATTTACGCACAATATCCTGACATCGAGATTGAGGAAGTCGCCGATTATCTCGCGCCACCTAAAGTGGAAATTCGCCAACCCGATGAATTACCCGAAGTGTCCGAGTCCAAAAGTTTGGCGGCGGTCGAAGCTAATCTCGGTCCGAGCGACACAAAATTCGAACCGCTCGATCCTTTCGCCCACGCGCTCGGCGCGGAGCTGCGCCTAACCGACCCGGACATTTACCCGATCAAGCGCCATTCCCAATTCGAAGACAAAATCACGCGCACTGCCGTCGATCCGCTCGCGAGTATCACTTCGGCTTTGATGAAATTGCCCGGTGCGAATGATCTCGCCGCGGTGCAAATCGTAGCGCGCCCGCTGCAAAATTGGTGGCGCATCCGCGCGACGAAGTGCGCCCGCATCCTCGGCAAAAATATTTTCTTCGGCATCGACCGCCTGCAAAAAATCTACGCCCACGCTTTCATGACGCGCGCACTCTGGCCGCGCATCATCTTCTTTCCGTTTTATATTCTCTTCTTTTTCCAGGGGCTCATGGCTGGCTCGAAAATTCAATTTTCCAGCGAGATGAGCAGCGGTGATGTCCTGGACGAGCTCTCGAGTGCGAGCCACGACCGCGAGTCGGCGCATGACGCTGTGATGGACAAAGTCGTGAAGCTGCCTTTCGATGTCGCGATTCGCGTACTTTTCGTGCCGACGCTGCCGGACCGCGCGACCGCGCGAGTCAAAGTCCGGGAGCTATCCGGTGCCTTTCGCCAATTCAATCAGCCGCATTTGAATGGCTTCGAAATCGGACAAATCGGTGGTCAGGAAATTTTGCGCCGTTTCCGTGAACGCGCGCTCGAAGATTCTTTCGTGCTGAATACTGAGGAGCTGGCGACGGTTTTCCATTTGCCGAATCTCGAGGTGAAGACGCCCAACATTTTTTGGGTGAATTCGAAGAAGCTCGAACCGCCACTCGACCTGCCTGATCCGGCGCGCGAGCGGGAAGTGACGACGCTCGGCAAGACGAATTATCGCGGCGCCGACAAACTCTTCGGCATTCGCCAGGAAGATCGCCGCCGCCATGTCTACATCATCGGAAAGACCGGCATGGGTAAATCGACTCTGCTTGAAAACATGATTATTTCCGACATCCGCGCAGGCAAAGGCGTCGCGGTCGTCGATCCACACGGCGACCTCGCCGACACGATTCTCGACAATATTCCCGCGGACCGCACGAATGATGTCATCGTCTTCGATCCGTCCGATCGCGATTTTCCAGTCGCTTTCAATATGCTCGAAAATATCGATCCAGCGATGAGCTCAGTCGTCGCATCGGGCTTGGTCGGCATTTTCAAGAAACTCTACGCTGAGAGTTGGGGACCGCGCCTCGAACACATCCTGCGCAACACGATTCTCTCCCTGCTCGAAAGTCCGGGTATGACGATGCTCGGCATTCCGCGCATGCTCGTCGATGACAAATTTCGGAAAAAAGTCGTGCGCCAGATTTCCGACCCAATCGTAAAAAAATTCTGGGCGGACGAATTTGAAAAAATGCAGGAACGCCAACGCACAGAAGCGATTGCGCCGATTCAGAATAAGGTCGGACAATTCCTCTCGTCCTCCATCATCCGCAACATCGTCGGCCAACCGAAGTCGATGATCGACCTGCGTTTCGCGATGGACCGGAAAAAAATCTTCGTCTGCAATCTCTCGAAAGGCAAAATTGGCGAGGACAATTCGAGCTTGCTCGGCTCGATGATTATTACGAAATTTCAGCTCGACGCGATGAGCCGCTCCAATATTCCGGAAAAAGAGCGCGTTGATTTTTACCTGTATGTCGATGAATTTCAGAATTTCGCGACGGACGCTTTCGCGACGATTCTCTCCGAGGCGCGTAAATATCGGCTGAATCTCACGATGGCGAATCAGTACATCGCGCAAATGCCCGAGGAAGTCAGCGATGCCGTCTTCGGCAATGTCGGCTCGCTCCTCGCATTTCAGGTCGGCTTCGACGATGCGGAATACATCTCGCAGCAATTCAGCGAAATCGCCCTGCCAAACGATCTCGTGCAGCTGCCGAAATACAATCTCTACACCAAACTCCTGATCGACGGCATGCCGAGCCAGCCATTTTCCGCAGCGACGCTGGCGCCACTCGGCGGCAATATCGAACCGGGTCGGCGCGAAAAAGTGATTAAATTTTCTCGCGAAAGATACGCGCGTCCACGCGCCGAGGTCGAGGAAAAAATCACGCGCTGGAGTGAGGTGGAGGAGCGAGGAGAGGTGAAGAAGATTGAGAAAGGAAAAAGATAG
- the rsmI gene encoding 16S rRNA (cytidine(1402)-2'-O)-methyltransferase has product MSLFIVATPIGNLGDITLRAIETLQKADIVAAEDTRTALKLFSKFDIHAKLVAFHAHSSERELEKILTELKAGKSVALISEAGTPGISDPGFALIRKAIEEKIEVVPIPGACAAIAALSASGLRMDKFIFLGFLPLKKGRAKLIESLRDRSETIIFYESPHRIQKTISQMAEILGGARSVVFARELTKIHEEFFRGNLTEASEFLQSKPIRGEFTILLGA; this is encoded by the coding sequence ATGAGCCTTTTTATTGTCGCCACACCGATCGGTAATCTAGGAGACATCACTTTGCGCGCGATTGAAACTTTGCAAAAAGCTGACATCGTCGCCGCGGAAGACACGCGCACCGCACTGAAATTATTTAGCAAATTCGACATTCACGCGAAACTCGTCGCGTTTCACGCGCACTCGAGCGAGCGCGAGCTTGAGAAAATTTTGACAGAATTGAAAGCCGGCAAATCCGTCGCGCTGATTTCCGAAGCGGGCACGCCAGGCATCTCCGATCCAGGTTTCGCGCTGATTCGAAAAGCCATCGAGGAGAAAATCGAAGTCGTGCCGATTCCGGGTGCCTGCGCCGCCATCGCCGCGCTCTCCGCCAGCGGACTGCGCATGGACAAGTTCATTTTTCTCGGTTTTTTACCTTTGAAAAAAGGTCGCGCGAAATTGATTGAAAGTCTGCGCGACCGAAGCGAAACGATTATTTTTTACGAATCACCGCACCGCATCCAGAAAACCATTTCCCAAATGGCGGAAATCTTGGGCGGCGCACGGTCGGTCGTATTCGCCCGCGAGCTGACCAAAATTCACGAAGAATTTTTTCGCGGCAATCTGACCGAAGCCAGCGAATTTTTGCAATCCAAACCAATCCGCGGAGAATTCACAATTCTACTCGGCGCTTGA
- a CDS encoding PGPGW domain-containing protein, translating into MKKQIQRFLEITGGVILILLGVVMLVTPGQGILAIVGGIFLISPQHGRRLIWHLGKVWKRVKTWLFSWRFKRTVKRKNFKRPKRSKK; encoded by the coding sequence ATGAAGAAGCAAATCCAACGCTTTCTCGAAATCACCGGCGGCGTGATACTGATTTTGCTCGGTGTCGTGATGCTCGTCACCCCCGGCCAAGGAATACTCGCGATTGTCGGCGGAATTTTTTTGATTTCACCGCAACACGGCCGCCGACTCATCTGGCATCTCGGCAAAGTCTGGAAGCGTGTCAAAACCTGGCTCTTTTCTTGGAGATTCAAGCGCACCGTAAAACGCAAAAATTTTAAAAGGCCGAAAAGAAGTAAGAAGTAA
- a CDS encoding mechanosensitive ion channel family protein has protein sequence MSFLIPVAYAATKETTTVVPPMVSNIVVGIVMFVLTFFLATFLRSWVQRVIRARQGEGHEEVRVLYGRMTFTITLAVGITVALIIMGAPLEWFSGGVGLGVAFALQSFIANFFAGVVLLSNNKFNLGDFVIVNPDSSGASATSGRIVDIQSRATSIRAGDGSEITIPNSQMIDSVVKCYTRNPIRRHEITMSVGYGSNLRDACAVMEKTIRANTSVQPEPAVVVLVNNLGDSAVNLTARYWTESKVKWWVVKSELTRDILEALTSAGFDIPYPIQTLRVDEASSDLLARDSHLLEKLEVIEAVKNTKKTESQKVFTPTPQNS, from the coding sequence ATGAGTTTTTTAATACCAGTCGCCTACGCCGCCACAAAAGAAACGACTACTGTCGTTCCGCCCATGGTCTCGAACATTGTTGTCGGGATTGTCATGTTCGTCCTGACTTTTTTTCTCGCGACTTTTTTACGATCCTGGGTGCAACGGGTCATTCGCGCACGACAGGGCGAAGGTCACGAAGAAGTCCGCGTGCTCTATGGTCGCATGACCTTCACAATCACACTTGCGGTCGGAATCACGGTTGCTTTGATTATCATGGGCGCGCCGCTGGAGTGGTTTTCGGGCGGAGTCGGTCTCGGCGTCGCTTTCGCGCTCCAGAGCTTCATCGCGAATTTTTTTGCGGGCGTAGTCTTGCTTTCGAATAATAAATTTAATTTGGGCGATTTTGTCATCGTCAATCCAGACTCGAGCGGAGCTTCTGCGACCTCTGGTCGCATCGTCGATATCCAATCCCGCGCTACCTCAATCCGAGCAGGAGATGGCAGCGAAATCACAATTCCGAATTCCCAAATGATTGACTCCGTCGTGAAATGCTACACGCGCAATCCAATCCGCCGACACGAAATCACGATGAGCGTCGGCTACGGCAGCAATCTGCGCGATGCCTGTGCCGTGATGGAAAAAACCATTCGCGCAAATACGAGCGTGCAACCCGAACCAGCCGTCGTCGTCCTGGTAAATAATTTGGGCGACAGTGCTGTGAATCTGACCGCTCGCTACTGGACAGAGAGCAAAGTGAAATGGTGGGTGGTGAAATCCGAACTGACGCGCGACATTCTCGAAGCTTTGACTTCTGCCGGCTTCGACATTCCGTATCCGATTCAGACACTCCGCGTCGATGAAGCCAGCTCGGACTTGCTCGCGCGAGATTCCCATTTGCTCGAGAAACTGGAAGTCATCGAAGCTGTCAAAAATACCAAAAAAACCGAATCACAAAAAGTTTTCACACCGACTCCCCAAAATTCCTAA
- a CDS encoding dTDP-4-dehydrorhamnose 3,5-epimerase family protein: MISGVQIFEIKKNADDRGFLAEVWRASESQGFTPRQMNFTVAHPGVIKAFHFHKKQSDLWFCTSGNLEAVLFDRRKNSPTFGQTQKIVLGEHHSAAVLIPPEVAHGYRVLGEKAAGLIYLVDQEYDAKNPDEGRIAHDDPEIGFDWVTKAR; the protein is encoded by the coding sequence ATGATTAGCGGTGTGCAAATTTTCGAAATTAAGAAAAACGCGGATGATCGTGGTTTTCTCGCGGAAGTTTGGCGCGCTTCAGAGTCGCAGGGCTTCACGCCGCGACAAATGAATTTCACCGTCGCCCATCCTGGCGTAATCAAGGCTTTTCATTTTCACAAAAAACAATCCGATTTGTGGTTCTGCACTAGCGGTAATCTCGAAGCCGTCCTTTTCGACCGGCGCAAAAATTCGCCCACTTTCGGGCAAACCCAAAAAATTGTTTTGGGCGAGCACCATTCAGCCGCGGTTTTGATCCCGCCGGAAGTCGCGCACGGTTACCGCGTTTTAGGCGAAAAAGCAGCCGGACTGATTTATCTCGTGGATCAAGAATATGATGCTAAGAATCCTGACGAAGGTCGGATTGCTCACGATGATCCGGAGATTGGATTCGACTGGGTAACTAAAGCGCGATGA
- the rfbB gene encoding dTDP-glucose 4,6-dehydratase: MKLLVTGGCGFIGSHFLRQILAETDFRVVNLDALTYAGRAENCADFADNANYEFVRGSITDKKLVEEIITQCDAVVNFAAESHVDNSIAHPEIFVETNVLGTQILLDAARKFKLQKFVQISTDEVYGDLPLDSTERFTEHSELKPSSPYSASKAAADMLCLAAHRTFGQPIVISRCSNNYGTHQLAEKLMPLTISRALKNERIPIYGDGKNVRDWIHVADHAAAIRLILEKGRVGEIYNVGASNEVANLDLVKMLLKILGKSEDLLEFVADRPGHDRRYAIDSTKIQTELNWRPTHTDFAKELVEVVEWHKKILNFKF, translated from the coding sequence ATGAAACTACTCGTTACCGGCGGTTGCGGATTCATCGGTTCGCATTTTTTGCGGCAAATTTTAGCCGAGACTGATTTTCGCGTGGTGAATCTCGACGCGTTGACTTACGCTGGTCGGGCGGAAAACTGTGCGGATTTCGCTGACAATGCGAATTACGAATTCGTGCGCGGCTCAATCACCGACAAAAAATTAGTTGAGGAAATTATTACGCAGTGTGACGCTGTCGTGAATTTCGCGGCGGAATCGCATGTCGATAATTCCATCGCTCACCCCGAGATTTTCGTCGAGACAAATGTGCTCGGTACGCAGATTTTGCTCGATGCGGCGCGTAAATTTAAGCTGCAGAAATTCGTTCAAATTTCGACGGATGAAGTTTACGGCGATTTGCCGCTTGATTCGACCGAGCGTTTTACCGAGCATTCCGAGCTGAAACCAAGTTCGCCTTACTCTGCGTCGAAGGCGGCGGCGGATATGCTCTGCTTGGCAGCGCACCGGACTTTCGGTCAGCCAATAGTGATTTCGCGCTGCTCGAATAACTACGGCACGCACCAGCTCGCGGAAAAACTCATGCCACTGACGATTTCCCGCGCATTAAAAAACGAACGCATTCCGATTTACGGCGACGGCAAAAATGTACGCGACTGGATTCATGTCGCTGATCACGCTGCGGCGATTCGCCTGATTCTGGAAAAAGGCCGAGTCGGCGAGATTTACAATGTCGGCGCGTCAAACGAAGTCGCGAATTTGGACTTGGTCAAAATGCTGCTCAAAATTCTCGGTAAGTCCGAGGATTTGCTCGAATTCGTCGCTGACCGCCCTGGACACGACCGGCGTTACGCGATTGATTCGACTAAAATTCAGACAGAATTAAATTGGCGACCGACGCACACTGACTTTGCAAAAGAATTAGTGGAAGTTGTCGAGTGGCACAAGAAAATTTTAAATTTTAAATTTTAA
- the trpA gene encoding tryptophan synthase subunit alpha, which yields MKLATHTVVGFPDLATSLKIAEILAAHSAIVELQIPFSDPVADGPTITAANAVALGQKVTPPKCFAFAAQLSKKFPATDFFLMTYFNTILHFGLEKFAVAARQAGVRGFVVPDLPVEEAGELLAICRENKLDLIFVVAPNTPDERLKLIAQKSTGWIYATARLGITGSATEFGKDLTKFLTRIRQFSQAEIGVGFGVKSKSDLQKIQKAGGQIGIVGSELFRQFAKGGVKQLEQFLKSLR from the coding sequence TTGAAATTAGCTACCCATACCGTCGTCGGCTTCCCGGATCTCGCGACTTCGCTCAAAATTGCCGAAATTCTCGCGGCGCATTCTGCGATTGTCGAGCTGCAAATTCCGTTTTCTGATCCGGTCGCGGACGGTCCGACGATCACTGCGGCGAATGCAGTCGCGCTCGGGCAAAAAGTCACGCCGCCCAAATGTTTCGCTTTCGCGGCGCAACTTAGTAAAAAATTTCCTGCGACGGATTTTTTCCTGATGACCTATTTCAACACGATTCTGCATTTCGGTCTGGAAAAATTTGCGGTCGCGGCGCGCCAAGCGGGCGTGCGCGGTTTCGTCGTCCCAGATTTGCCGGTCGAAGAAGCGGGCGAATTGCTCGCGATTTGCCGAGAAAATAAGCTTGATTTGATTTTCGTCGTCGCACCAAATACGCCTGACGAACGACTGAAATTGATTGCGCAAAAATCGACGGGCTGGATTTACGCGACAGCGCGGCTCGGTATCACCGGCTCGGCGACTGAATTCGGCAAGGATTTGACGAAATTTCTCACGCGGATTCGGCAGTTTTCCCAGGCGGAAATCGGCGTCGGCTTTGGCGTGAAATCAAAATCCGATTTACAAAAAATTCAAAAAGCGGGCGGCCAAATCGGCATCGTCGGCAGTGAGCTTTTCCGGCAATTTGCAAAAGGCGGAGTCAAGCAATTAGAACAATTCTTGAAAAGTTTGCGCTAA
- the lepB gene encoding signal peptidase I: MRIFREMKLPQNKKLSPLAAALVDFVSDVIVIFAIVLLVIKPFFFAPFRVEQQSMTPNVLSGEFIIVWKTPYLFGQEYKRNDIVVFKPPHSENYLIKRVVGLPGETLRFSEGFVWIDEGSGEFEKLDESFLAPQNYGNTCLTNFCDAAAKAETIDIKVPADDYFVMGDNRLGSRDSRACFESSCTSENDRFLMHDGIEGRAFVAFARFWQENGSQHFTFLNARLLNDPLKN, translated from the coding sequence ATGAGAATTTTCCGCGAAATGAAACTTCCGCAAAACAAGAAACTATCGCCGCTCGCGGCCGCGCTGGTTGATTTCGTTTCGGATGTTATTGTGATTTTCGCCATCGTCCTGCTCGTCATCAAGCCCTTTTTCTTCGCGCCGTTTCGGGTCGAACAGCAGTCGATGACACCCAATGTTTTGAGCGGAGAATTCATCATCGTTTGGAAAACCCCTTATTTATTCGGTCAAGAATACAAACGCAACGACATCGTCGTTTTCAAACCGCCACACTCGGAAAATTATCTCATCAAGCGCGTGGTTGGCTTACCGGGTGAGACGCTGCGTTTTTCCGAAGGGTTCGTCTGGATTGACGAAGGCTCCGGTGAATTCGAGAAGCTCGACGAGAGTTTTCTCGCGCCACAAAATTACGGCAACACCTGCCTCACGAATTTTTGTGATGCCGCCGCCAAAGCTGAAACCATCGATATCAAGGTTCCCGCCGACGATTATTTCGTGATGGGGGACAACCGGCTCGGTAGTCGCGACTCACGCGCCTGCTTCGAATCAAGCTGCACCAGTGAAAACGACCGCTTCCTCATGCATGATGGAATCGAAGGTCGCGCTTTCGTCGCCTTCGCGCGTTTCTGGCAGGAAAATGGCTCACAACATTTCACCTTCCTGAATGCACGACTCCTGAACGACCCATTGAAAAATTAG
- the radA gene encoding DNA repair protein RadA translates to MTKSVFVCEKCGARSPRWAGQCSSCEEWNTLTEESVAPKLFGQKERPVGQILEAATAEKLAATPLARIASGFAEVDRVLGGGVVPGSLILLGGEPGIGKSTLTLQMAAKFAEIIGKTLLASGEESAEQIALRAVRLKNSHARLHIFSENTIENILATAEAEKPKLLVVDSVQVMSSLESGSMAGSIPQIRLVTERLLRFAKTTRTPIILIGHVTKDGDLAGPRLLSHLVDVVLTLEGDPHRDFRLLRTSKNRFGATSEVGVFEMKENGLVEVKNPSAAFLEGRAENPIGSCVAATVEGTRPLLVEVQALTSPSVFGYPKRAASGFDLNRLQLLVAVLQKHAGIKLDSSDVFVNVVGGFRLREPAADLAVALAIASSKKQIPLAVDLAAFGEIGLTGEIRFVSQTEKRSKEAKKMGFTKIASSAEFRSLAAAVKKLL, encoded by the coding sequence TTGACTAAATCAGTTTTCGTTTGCGAAAAGTGCGGTGCGCGTTCGCCGCGCTGGGCGGGACAATGTTCGAGCTGCGAAGAGTGGAACACGCTCACTGAGGAATCCGTCGCGCCAAAACTTTTTGGTCAAAAAGAGCGACCCGTCGGACAAATCCTGGAAGCGGCGACCGCCGAAAAATTGGCGGCGACTCCCCTCGCGCGCATCGCGAGCGGCTTCGCGGAAGTCGATCGCGTGCTTGGTGGTGGCGTCGTACCGGGCAGTTTGATTTTGCTCGGCGGTGAACCAGGCATCGGCAAATCGACCCTGACGCTGCAAATGGCGGCGAAATTTGCTGAGATTATTGGTAAAACTTTGCTTGCGAGCGGCGAAGAATCCGCGGAGCAAATCGCGCTGCGCGCCGTGCGCCTCAAGAATTCGCATGCGCGACTCCACATTTTTTCCGAGAACACTATCGAAAATATTCTCGCGACGGCGGAGGCGGAAAAGCCTAAATTGCTCGTCGTCGATTCCGTCCAGGTCATGAGCTCGCTCGAGTCCGGATCAATGGCGGGTTCGATTCCGCAAATTCGACTCGTGACGGAGCGGCTTTTACGCTTCGCGAAAACGACTCGTACGCCGATTATCCTGATTGGTCATGTGACGAAAGACGGCGACCTCGCCGGTCCGCGCCTGCTCTCGCACTTGGTCGATGTCGTGCTGACGCTCGAAGGCGATCCGCACCGCGACTTCCGGCTTTTGCGCACGAGTAAAAATCGTTTCGGGGCGACGAGCGAAGTCGGTGTTTTCGAAATGAAAGAAAACGGCTTGGTCGAAGTGAAAAATCCCTCGGCGGCTTTCCTCGAAGGACGAGCCGAAAATCCAATCGGTTCGTGTGTCGCGGCGACAGTCGAAGGCACGCGCCCGCTCCTGGTCGAGGTGCAGGCGCTGACTTCCCCATCGGTCTTCGGTTATCCGAAACGCGCCGCGAGCGGATTTGATTTGAATCGACTGCAATTACTCGTCGCCGTTTTGCAAAAACACGCCGGCATCAAGCTCGACTCGAGTGATGTTTTCGTGAATGTCGTCGGCGGATTTCGCTTGCGCGAACCAGCGGCAGATCTCGCGGTCGCACTCGCGATTGCCAGCTCCAAGAAGCAAATTCCGCTCGCGGTCGATTTGGCGGCTTTCGGTGAGATTGGTCTGACGGGTGAAATTCGTTTTGTCTCACAGACGGAAAAACGCTCGAAAGAAGCCAAAAAAATGGGTTTCACGAAAATCGCGAGCAGCGCGGAATTTCGTTCGCTCGCCGCCGCCGTCAAAAAACTTTTGTAA
- the hflX gene encoding GTPase HflX translates to MKNNLRVIVADIVPSDLPKPDAEKHFAELVRLIETLGGMTIVKIIQKRGKPSGKTYLGTGKASEIGELARELDCDAVVVNGILKGNQIYELTERIPVVVWDRVDVILRIFAKHATTTEAKLQVKRARLAYDIPKIYRRAATTLFERERGGGVVQRGAGETGIEAEKRHILREIKAIDQKIEQLKTVRENQRANRRRQNLLTVALIGYTNSGKSTLLSALTKKKNVFVADKLFATLDPRLGALWLPRVQRKILLADTIGFIENLPPDLIAAFRATLEEVRAADLLLLVFDAADSPVEITRKQKVVQKILQDLQADTTPQLLVANKIDLKKFRSAGIKVSAVTGANLEKLVAAIERKLF, encoded by the coding sequence ATGAAAAATAATCTGCGCGTTATCGTCGCGGACATCGTGCCAAGTGATTTGCCGAAGCCGGATGCGGAAAAACATTTCGCGGAGTTGGTGCGTCTGATCGAGACACTGGGCGGCATGACCATCGTCAAAATTATTCAGAAGCGCGGTAAGCCGAGTGGCAAGACTTACCTCGGGACAGGCAAGGCCAGCGAAATCGGTGAGCTCGCGCGTGAGCTCGATTGCGATGCGGTCGTCGTGAACGGGATTTTGAAAGGCAATCAGATCTACGAATTGACCGAGCGGATTCCGGTCGTGGTCTGGGATCGCGTCGATGTGATTCTGCGGATTTTCGCGAAGCACGCGACGACGACCGAAGCGAAATTGCAGGTCAAACGGGCGCGACTGGCTTACGACATTCCGAAGATTTACCGGCGCGCGGCGACGACACTTTTCGAGCGCGAGCGCGGCGGCGGAGTCGTGCAGCGCGGCGCGGGCGAGACTGGCATCGAGGCGGAGAAACGCCATATTTTGCGGGAAATTAAAGCGATTGACCAAAAAATTGAGCAGCTCAAAACCGTGCGTGAAAATCAGCGCGCGAATCGCCGCCGCCAAAATTTGCTGACGGTCGCGCTCATCGGCTACACCAATTCCGGCAAGTCGACGCTGCTCAGCGCGCTCACGAAAAAGAAAAATGTGTTCGTCGCGGACAAACTTTTCGCGACGCTCGACCCGCGGCTCGGTGCGCTCTGGCTGCCTAGAGTTCAGCGCAAAATCCTGCTCGCGGATACGATTGGCTTCATCGAAAATCTGCCGCCTGATTTGATCGCCGCGTTTCGCGCGACACTCGAAGAAGTGCGCGCGGCGGATTTACTACTGCTCGTTTTCGACGCGGCGGACTCGCCTGTCGAAATTACACGCAAGCAAAAAGTCGTTCAAAAAATTCTGCAAGATTTGCAGGCGGACACGACGCCGCAGCTGCTCGTCGCGAATAAAATTGATCTCAAAAAATTTCGCAGTGCTGGGATCAAAGTCTCGGCCGTCACCGGTGCGAATTTAGAAAAATTAGTCGCCGCAATCGAGCGGAAGCTATTTTAA
- a CDS encoding thioredoxin family protein — protein MILTESVKGLENTSAKDFNLPGADGQQYSLASFADKKILVVIFMCNHCPYVLAVLERLNQLAVEFADRATQFVGINSNDATDYPADSFEKMQDLPVKFPYLRDETQEIATKYHAVCTPDIFVFDAERKLKYHGRIDDNWQQPEKVERAELKSALEKILAGEEIPREAQNPALGCSIKWKR, from the coding sequence ATGATTCTGACCGAGAGTGTCAAAGGTCTCGAAAACACCAGCGCGAAAGATTTCAATTTGCCCGGTGCGGACGGACAGCAGTATTCGCTCGCGAGCTTCGCGGACAAAAAAATTCTGGTCGTGATTTTCATGTGCAACCATTGCCCTTATGTTTTGGCAGTTTTGGAGCGTTTAAATCAGTTGGCGGTGGAATTTGCCGACCGCGCCACCCAATTCGTCGGCATCAATTCGAATGACGCGACCGATTATCCGGCTGATTCATTTGAGAAAATGCAAGATTTGCCGGTGAAATTTCCCTACCTGCGCGATGAAACCCAGGAAATTGCGACGAAATATCACGCCGTCTGCACGCCGGATATTTTCGTTTTCGACGCTGAGCGCAAACTGAAATACCACGGTCGCATCGACGACAATTGGCAGCAGCCGGAAAAAGTCGAGCGCGCGGAATTAAAATCCGCGCTCGAGAAAATTCTCGCCGGTGAGGAAATCCCGCGCGAAGCGCAAAATCCCGCGCTGGGCTGTTCGATCAAATGGAAACGCTAA